The following nucleotide sequence is from Citrus sinensis cultivar Valencia sweet orange chromosome 6, DVS_A1.0, whole genome shotgun sequence.
ataaaatctgATTCTTGATTCAAAAAGTTGGTTGACATTTTTGAGACTTGGTAATAAAGGTTTTGTTCCTTGATTATAGATATCGAGACATGACCCAATTGATGCCAAACCCTAGtacatttttaatcatatcaTAATTGAAACATCATGAATAAAGattatacatataatatgatgcATGAGCATGATTTTAAGCATAACGCTTTTAAGTTATCATGAAGggtacaaaaaaataaaaattcttgaCATACTCAGGATCTtgaattaacttaattaacaGGATctgaaaaatttacaattgaaatgaatgatGGATGAACAatcattattaaattgtttactttgatttttaatatttattattagattgtaTGAAAtcaataacttaaaatttatgctaaattttaaataaaaaattcaacttgAAATAGTCTCAGGCTAATGATGTATACTCCTCggacaaaatttttgaaaagccTTCTCACtggtgtttattttttgatgtCACAATTCATTATGCTTAGGAGTGGACTAACTTACAAATCAATCTTTTAAATCTTCTTGTACCTCCCAAGATTTGAATTGAAGTAACTAGTCTTATAAAAGTTTAAAGTAAAACCATTCAGCCAAGCCTCCGGAACAagaatagtaataataataataattttggcCATTAATAAGCAATGTTGCACTAGCGCAGTAAGAATTAGGATACtaaggctccgtttggtataatttttcaagtaaagtttatttaaatagagcTTTTAATAGTAGagcttttacataaaaaaaaaaaattagttgtttggttgtcaataagagtttttattaaaaatttatgaaattattttaatagacaagtttttttaagttatattatgaaaagaataaaataatattgtcaaataagtagaagatatttttgatattttaatacttaaaaaaaacttttcaacctctactctcaaaagtttaaaatttaagctcTTACTAGTAGAggataaataacttatttaaactCTAAAAACTcgatcaaaaaaaaaatcaaacaataacaaaaattatgataagtgtttatatgattaaataagcacttataaccattaaataagtcataccAAACAAGCACTAAGATTACTCGGAGCTAGAGATTCGAAActccataaatttttttgagggGTGTCTACGGGGTGTTTATTCGACTCATGTttctaaaggaaaaaaattatcttcacTTAATTACGATATTCACTTAATTATAtaccataattaaaaaaaaaataagtttttaaatatgttgCGGGGGCTTGAACAACTACCCTCATAATTATAAAGATAAGGTTCTCACCACTGGAGGCGAAGTGATTGAAActccataaaattttaataacgtttttctttttttaaatggaaattttgttttgggatCGATGGTAGGGTAGCTGAAAATTACTGATTGAGAGTTGAAACATTTTGTATTGGCTTTCTTTTTCAGGACTGTTGTACGTCATGGAACTTTTGATAATGATGGTGTGTCTAATTGTTTCGAATTCAAATGTCTGCGATGGTACCCGAAGCCCTTTCTCAACTGTcaacattttttctttgacatatcgattttttatttttaaatataggcgtttttaagttacatttattataatttatttaaaaatcggGCTTCATAGTGAAAATAAGTTACAAAACAGTGAGATTAAGTGAATTAGGCTGTATTTGAGATTAAGGTTGattaattataacttaaaagttacaacattAAAGTGTTTAGTAAACACTACGTGCTATATCTTGAAAgctatattaatatgattttttacttgtatgataaaaatctattatatctttaataattttttcaaaaatattatttaaaatttacatttactatataattattaatttttattttataattataatattttttccatAACAATAGtatcttaaaagttacaacacctcaattccaaacaggACCTTAATAAGTGAACTAACTTTGATTAATACAATAACGAGCACCTGTTAACCCAACTAGCTCATATAAGATACGTTCAACCTTTGCTACTTACTATTACTTAAATTCCAGTGTTCAAGTGCACAAAGCACATCAAACTACACTTGGGATCAGGCATAATTGAatggaattaaaattttttgtttacatagacaatctaataatatttttttttaatataatgatatattacaattaaaactcaattaatatttacaatcaaaaatatatatctggACTCTTCTTAATAATTCTATTATAGTACAACTTAAAGTTCGACCTGAAGAAATATATAATCTAACCCAAATGATggaaaaacaagtaaattcttatttattaaaaggtTGGGATTCAAACCTTTGAATGCATGGATTGACCAATGgactaataatgaattaagaATAAGAAGAGATCACAATTTCTACTCAAGGCACGTTATAATTAAGTTCACAAGACCATTTCAATAAAGTTAACGGAGTTAAGAGCTTATAAGAATGGGTGGAATTTTAAGATGGCAGCGGCCCCCACCTGCGGAGGCTGGCGCCGTCCTTGCGGCTGGGGTCAACGGTCAACCATACGCTGTATCACTATCAGTGCGTGGATTGCTGCAACCAATACTTTTGGTGGTCCAAGGCCTTGCATTAAAGTCCGTTGCTGCCGAAACTACgacaaattttaaagaattgattGCGAAATCGCAATTAAACATCAATGAAGGAACGCCGCTGTAGAAGAAaagcataaattaaaatttaaaagtttttatttattttttccagattcatttatctttttagtgttgttattattactcaaCGTTTTACaagaactaattaaaattattcggaactaattaaaattatttggatCAAACGTTTTCTCTGGGATTTAACGATATCTTTTTGGGgatttatccaaaaaaaaaaaaaaaattcgaatTTAGCTATTACAAATATTGaactactaattaattattcgggAAAAGAAAGGTCCATCTattcttataagaaaattcaaaataacatattGACTGCaaagaaagaatgaaaaataaccaCAAAATTAATCAGCTCTTCACAAGCCCTGAaaacttaaagaaaaaaaaaatttacaaatccaaattcaaattgaaaaccaattaagataaaaaattatttttgagaagagCTAGCATGCATGCCGGTGGCTGTGGATTTATTGGGTAGCATGTGCTTCACTTGTTCATTCCAACAGTGTTCTTCACAGAATCAGCAGCTCCTTGAGCCTTGGCCTTCATTTGGTTCCCAGCCTGCGTCAAAATTATATACATTGATCacaatttcattattaattatattaactgATCAATTGAATTAGCAGTAATTATAATTCACCTCTTGGACTGAATCCTTTGCAGATTGTGCAGCATTGCTGACCTTGTCCATCATCTGGTTGCCCTTTTCctgaaaaaaagattaaaaaaaaaaaacgggGTGTGCCTACGTATCAACCATTCTGCCCAATCAAcgaaaattgaatttcattcTTAGGCTAAACTCACCTGAGCCTGCCCCTTAGCTTGGCCAGCTTGGTAGCTTGTGTTCTCAGATGAATTCATGTttactttttctctttctttcttgagaaacaaacacacactggaaaaaatgagaatgaaaatcgAAGTTCTCTACTTAATTTGGTGAGTTATGTCCCATGCATGATTGTGACTGAAATTTATAGCGTGTTAGCACCGTTCCTTTGCATGACAATTGGCACCAAAGTGGTTGCGGGTTTGAGGATTTTGGCCTTTGGACCCGGGATGCCGTGAAAAGTGTCAACAATCGTATACAATTTAAAAggttattaacattttatttaggCCTTGAAAATTTGAACGACTGGAGAATTACAAAACATTAGCACGttcgaaattatttttggtaattgaATGCATGTATACTTCGTTATGATCACGTAATTAAAGCTTTGTGCTGTTTGAATTTCTACACGACAAGTGTGCTTTCACAAATTTGCTAGCCAGTGATTTAGAAAACAAAGACGTCGAATCactgaaatattttgaactaTACGTAGTTGTTTTagcaagaaattatttatgaatgaaaatgaataaagGAGGCACCAAAATATGTGTAGTGGCGCTTATCCTTGTGCAGCTTTAGAACATGCAGCGTTTTACAAACCCATCCCTCGTGCACATGGATTGattttcaattgtttttttttaaaaaaaaataaataactgtGGCTACATACATTTGAAAGCATTTTCCAAAttgtttctcatttttcagAACCGAAAAATAGTAAAACACGGGCTTGGTTACATGTTTTTGTACACTTGCTTTACAAAACAGaaatacattttcttttttatttataatcattgataaattttgaaaacagtattttatttataaaaaaaaaaactcaattttttttttttttttgcatgaCTCTTATTTTACTCATTTCAGAGAAACAATGTATGAACACGTTCTTGCTAATTTCAAGTTTAAGGGACCGCACTGCCAAACGCGTTTTCCATTTTAATGAAGAACATCATTTTAAAGATTCATCACGAGATTCACTCATATATAGACTAGTTAAGTTGGGTCATAAAATAATACCAAACCAatcaaatcattttcttaatatacagatcaaatcaaatcaaatccgcaaattaaaattattggcttCTTTATGTAgtgattgattttgattgactgaatttctatttttactcTTACACTATCAGAATGTGACGATTaccataaattatattattcctTAAAGCATTAATTGACAGTTTTATTTCGTCGttgatgtaatattttatttttattattcattgatgACATATTAAGGAACTTCTTAATCTGCCAAATAGTAcactttaaatattaaataaatatacagaTTTTACTCCGTTTTACCAGTAACTATCTAATATATAACGGTCCCAAATCACCCCCTTAATTAGTTAGATTACAAAATGTAAAGATTTAAGTGACTTTACCAATTTCCagttatca
It contains:
- the LOC102606660 gene encoding stress-induced protein KIN2, which codes for MNSSENTSYQAGQAKGQAQEKGNQMMDKVSNAAQSAKDSVQEAGNQMKAKAQGAADSVKNTVGMNK